The following are encoded together in the Mesotoga sp. Brook.08.105.5.1 genome:
- the rbsK gene encoding ribokinase — translation MVDFDFNGEILCMGSMNMDLVMVMDSLPEPGETVLTDNFSTYPGGKGGNQAVAAAMNGAKVQMFTKLGGDRFSVELVNLMSEKGVDTSRILRDPERTAGIAMIRVDKKGQNSISFTPGSNALLSPADVERNSDLFQSGRILLLTMEIAEETIYRAIEMAHEKGMFTIVDPAPAPRQGFPDSIASLVHLIKPNETEARILTGIEVRDKESARDALEKLRLLGFRLPIVTLGEKGIVGLDEDCFIELDPFKVNCVDTTAAGDVFSGALAAALSKGESLRQSLAWANAAGALSTTISGAQTSIPSSESVRDLLGKRV, via the coding sequence ATGGTTGATTTCGACTTCAACGGAGAGATTCTGTGCATGGGAAGTATGAATATGGATCTTGTTATGGTAATGGACAGCCTTCCAGAGCCAGGTGAGACAGTTCTTACGGACAACTTCAGTACCTATCCGGGCGGTAAAGGTGGCAATCAGGCGGTCGCGGCTGCAATGAATGGCGCCAAGGTTCAGATGTTCACTAAACTCGGCGGTGACAGATTCAGCGTAGAGTTGGTTAATTTGATGAGTGAAAAGGGAGTCGACACTTCCAGAATTCTCAGAGATCCCGAAAGAACAGCCGGAATAGCAATGATACGAGTTGATAAGAAGGGCCAGAACTCGATTTCATTCACTCCAGGCAGCAACGCATTACTCTCTCCCGCTGATGTAGAGAGGAACTCGGATCTCTTCCAATCGGGAAGAATTCTTTTGCTAACCATGGAGATAGCAGAAGAGACTATCTACAGGGCAATAGAAATGGCTCACGAGAAAGGCATGTTTACCATTGTCGATCCTGCGCCTGCCCCAAGACAGGGATTTCCCGATTCCATTGCATCTTTGGTTCATCTCATAAAACCAAACGAAACGGAGGCGAGGATACTCACCGGTATAGAAGTACGTGATAAAGAGTCGGCACGTGATGCTCTTGAGAAACTTAGGCTGCTGGGTTTCAGATTACCGATAGTTACTCTGGGCGAAAAGGGCATCGTGGGCCTCGATGAAGACTGCTTTATAGAGCTCGATCCCTTCAAAGTTAACTGCGTTGATACTACTGCTGCAGGAGATGTTTTTTCCGGAGCGCTGGCGGCAGCCCTTTCAAAAGGTGAAAGCCTGAGACAGTCTCTAGCATGGGCAAATGCAGCTGGAGCGTTAAGTACAACAATTTCCGGTGCTCAGACTTCTATCCCTTCGTCAGAGAGCGTACGGGATTTGCTAGGAAAGCGGGTGTAA
- a CDS encoding BtpA/SgcQ family protein: protein MKRNKEVLEEIFEIDKPIIGMIHLRPLPGSPRYDSARFGMKEILKIAVEEARTMEDCGVDGLQIENIWDFPYLKGEKIGHETSAALAVATQKVREAVRIPVGVNCHLNGGKVSLAAAVAAGARWIRVFEWVNAYVSHAGLTEGIGAELARYRKLLGAEDVKFMCDVNVKHGSHFIISDRSVEEQAHDAESEGAEVLIVTGFETGQAPDAGKVRRFSDTVRVPVIIGSGLTEDNASELLKFSDGAIVGSYFKKDNNWKNPVDPDRVKKFMKSVEPLRREAKDG from the coding sequence GTGAAAAGAAACAAGGAAGTTCTTGAAGAAATATTCGAAATCGATAAACCCATTATAGGAATGATACACCTGCGTCCCCTCCCAGGTTCGCCAAGATATGATTCTGCCAGGTTTGGAATGAAGGAGATACTCAAGATCGCCGTTGAAGAGGCAAGAACCATGGAGGATTGCGGTGTCGACGGACTTCAAATAGAGAATATCTGGGACTTCCCTTATCTCAAGGGTGAGAAGATCGGTCATGAAACCTCGGCAGCCCTGGCAGTGGCGACTCAGAAGGTTCGGGAAGCCGTCAGAATTCCAGTGGGAGTGAACTGCCATCTCAATGGAGGGAAGGTTTCGCTTGCAGCGGCTGTTGCAGCAGGAGCCAGATGGATAAGAGTCTTCGAATGGGTGAATGCATATGTTTCTCACGCCGGTTTGACAGAAGGTATCGGGGCAGAACTCGCTAGATACAGAAAACTCCTCGGCGCAGAAGACGTCAAGTTCATGTGCGACGTCAATGTCAAGCATGGAAGCCATTTCATCATTTCGGACAGAAGTGTGGAGGAACAGGCCCACGATGCAGAGTCTGAAGGCGCAGAAGTACTAATAGTTACTGGATTTGAAACAGGACAAGCACCCGATGCTGGGAAAGTAAGGAGATTCAGCGATACCGTTCGCGTCCCCGTAATAATCGGTAGCGGCCTAACGGAAGATAATGCGAGTGAGTTGCTGAAATTTTCTGATGGAGCGATTGTTGGCAGTTACTTCAAGAAAGACAACAACTGGAAGAATCCTGTGGATCCCGACAGAGTGAAGAAGTTCATGAAAAGTGTCGAGCCTCTTCGAAGGGAGGCTAAAGATGGTTGA
- the rbsD gene encoding D-ribose pyranase encodes MKTKGILHNDLAREVARLGHGDMLVITDRGFPFPRHENTICIDVSVGRDLPRFVDVVKVVLEELEIEKVIIADETKSVSPEIYSQLKEIVSQIKNKGNDIVEENIPHPEFKDLVLNGSLQGKEVKVFVKTGEFTPYANIILVSGVDF; translated from the coding sequence ATGAAGACAAAGGGTATTCTTCACAACGATCTTGCAAGAGAAGTGGCAAGACTTGGCCACGGCGACATGTTAGTTATTACAGACAGAGGGTTTCCATTCCCAAGGCACGAAAACACAATCTGCATCGATGTATCGGTAGGAAGGGATCTCCCCAGGTTCGTAGATGTCGTTAAGGTCGTACTCGAGGAACTTGAAATCGAGAAGGTAATTATCGCTGACGAAACTAAATCGGTAAGCCCCGAAATCTATTCACAACTGAAGGAAATTGTTTCGCAAATCAAGAACAAGGGGAACGACATTGTAGAGGAGAATATACCTCATCCAGAATTTAAGGATCTAGTTCTAAATGGCAGTCTCCAAGGCAAAGAAGTCAAAGTATTTGTGAAGACAGGAGAGTTCACTCCCTACGCGAACATCATACTCGTTTCCGGAGTAGATTTCTAG
- a CDS encoding LacI family DNA-binding transcriptional regulator → MANMKDVAKHAGVSVATVSNVISGKKFVSPELKSAVLESINALQYRPSKIARSLKIRKSFLVGLLVPDITNPYFAEIARGVESIALDHDYQMFLCNSDGKSYREEETLISFLGHGVDGVINVAPRMEEGLLADLSDGMPMVILDRHLTIENPLIDVIYTNNFKGSAQLARHLLNKGHNRFACIAGPSDVPSAVRRLQGFCSELERDGIRKGDIRIYYGSFKYEDGFKIMKQKILKLKNRPTAIFAGNDMMAWGAIEAAKQHGLKIPIDISIAGFDNVLYSSLVIPAMTTVNQPKYEAGRAAMKLLLEKIMKKQSGEDVHTRKIELDSQLIVRESTEI, encoded by the coding sequence ATGGCTAATATGAAAGATGTTGCCAAACATGCTGGAGTATCGGTCGCGACAGTATCAAATGTAATATCTGGGAAGAAGTTCGTGAGTCCTGAACTGAAAAGCGCTGTCCTTGAATCCATAAACGCCCTTCAGTACAGACCAAGTAAAATTGCCAGAAGTCTGAAAATTCGAAAGTCATTCCTGGTTGGACTTCTGGTTCCAGATATAACTAATCCGTACTTCGCAGAAATTGCGAGAGGCGTGGAAAGCATTGCCCTCGATCACGATTATCAGATGTTTCTTTGCAACAGCGACGGAAAGAGTTACAGAGAAGAAGAGACGTTGATTTCCTTCCTTGGCCACGGAGTTGATGGTGTGATCAATGTTGCACCCAGAATGGAAGAGGGGCTTCTAGCAGATCTCTCAGATGGAATGCCCATGGTGATTCTTGACAGGCATCTCACAATCGAGAATCCACTAATTGACGTAATCTACACGAATAATTTCAAAGGTTCTGCTCAATTAGCCAGACACTTACTAAACAAAGGCCACAATAGATTCGCCTGCATAGCAGGGCCAAGTGATGTGCCCAGCGCAGTAAGAAGGCTTCAGGGATTCTGCAGCGAGCTCGAGAGAGATGGAATACGCAAAGGAGATATAAGAATCTATTACGGTAGCTTCAAATATGAAGACGGATTCAAGATAATGAAGCAGAAAATATTGAAACTTAAGAACAGACCTACTGCTATTTTTGCCGGGAATGACATGATGGCGTGGGGGGCAATCGAGGCAGCAAAACAGCATGGTTTAAAGATTCCGATAGATATCTCCATCGCGGGGTTTGACAATGTTCTTTACTCGTCACTAGTAATCCCGGCGATGACGACTGTGAATCAGCCGAAGTATGAAGCCGGAAGGGCAGCAATGAAGTTGCTTCTTGAGAAGATAATGAAGAAGCAGAGTGGTGAAGATGTCCACACGAGAAAGATAGAGCTGGATTCACAGCTTATAGTGAGGGAATCAACTGAAATATGA
- a CDS encoding PspC domain-containing protein: MSLEKRLYKSRKDKVIDGLAAGIGEYLGIDPVIVRLVFVALVFAGGAGLLIYIIGMFIVPRAPINKENNVVIMDEEGKPIEEGEKEALSDDKSKLIIAGLLIVFGIALLLGSFTPWNIFSGIFWKFVIGIVLIAGGGFVIYKSVSRS, translated from the coding sequence GTGAGCTTAGAGAAGAGGCTTTACAAGTCGAGAAAGGACAAAGTGATAGACGGTCTAGCTGCAGGAATAGGGGAGTATTTAGGAATCGATCCGGTGATTGTAAGATTGGTCTTTGTTGCACTTGTTTTTGCAGGTGGAGCCGGTTTGCTGATTTATATCATCGGCATGTTCATAGTGCCGAGGGCTCCAATCAACAAAGAGAACAATGTTGTGATAATGGATGAGGAGGGTAAGCCGATAGAAGAGGGAGAGAAAGAGGCGCTTTCGGATGACAAAAGCAAGCTGATTATTGCTGGGCTTCTCATTGTTTTTGGCATAGCACTCTTGTTAGGGTCATTCACTCCCTGGAACATTTTCAGCGGGATATTCTGGAAGTTTGTTATTGGAATAGTATTGATAGCAGGTGGAGGGTTCGTAATCTATAAGTCCGTAAGCAGGAGCTGA
- a CDS encoding IS1634 family transposase: protein MSKYKDREYFTYLLRRSYREDGKVKQQTIANLTELPEVTRELVKESLQGRVFLPSEEAIEITRSRAHGNVAVISKVMEDLGISELLSSRRSRESDLIEAMIVARIINPQTKLSTIRWWDNTTIPEEFSVEDADEDELYTALDWLLQRQETIERKLAQRHLREGSLVLYDVSSSYYEGSHCKLASYGYNRDKKKGKKQIVYGLMTDSKGIPISIQVYPGCTSDTKTIGEQVDKVKEEFKVERFVVVGDRGMLTQGQIDRLKALGGVDWISAFRGPTIKSLFENGYLQLSLFDERDLLEIDSPDYPGERLIVCRNPFLAEERRRTREDLLRVTEENLNKLLRRIASGRLREAGKIGQALGRIENRYKMAKHFIFKIEDGKFDYRRNEESIAFEASLDGFYIIRTSVEKEKLTAEEVVYSYKSLSRVERAFRTLKGVDLKIRPIHHWLEKRVRAHIFLCMLAYYVEWHLRELWKSLIFTDEYTDREHVLQAIRSKSALEKTRKKKLSDGTPVHSFQTLLSEMSTIVCNDARVPAVPEIPSFTIITTPNEVQRKALELVGLKQLSKRRQK from the coding sequence GTGAGTAAGTACAAGGACAGAGAATACTTCACTTATCTTCTGAGAAGAAGCTATCGAGAAGATGGTAAGGTGAAACAGCAAACCATTGCCAACCTTACTGAATTGCCAGAAGTTACTAGAGAGTTAGTCAAAGAGAGTCTCCAGGGGAGAGTCTTTCTTCCATCCGAAGAGGCAATTGAGATTACTCGGTCGAGAGCTCATGGTAATGTTGCGGTTATAAGTAAGGTAATGGAGGATCTAGGTATTTCCGAATTGCTTTCTTCTCGAAGGAGTAGAGAAAGCGATCTAATAGAGGCGATGATAGTTGCAAGGATAATAAACCCTCAGACGAAGCTTTCCACAATACGCTGGTGGGATAATACCACTATTCCCGAAGAGTTCTCAGTGGAAGATGCGGACGAAGATGAGTTATATACTGCTCTGGACTGGTTGCTCCAGAGGCAAGAGACGATAGAAAGGAAACTTGCGCAGAGACACTTAAGAGAAGGAAGTCTTGTTCTTTACGATGTCTCTTCGAGTTACTATGAAGGGAGTCATTGTAAGCTTGCGAGTTATGGTTATAACAGAGACAAGAAGAAGGGAAAGAAACAGATAGTCTATGGACTCATGACGGATTCTAAAGGTATACCAATATCCATACAGGTATATCCGGGATGTACGAGTGACACTAAAACGATAGGGGAACAGGTAGACAAGGTAAAGGAAGAGTTCAAAGTAGAAAGGTTCGTCGTGGTCGGAGACAGAGGGATGTTAACGCAGGGGCAGATAGACAGATTGAAGGCTCTCGGTGGAGTTGACTGGATTAGTGCCTTTAGAGGGCCTACAATTAAGAGTCTCTTTGAAAATGGGTATTTACAGCTGAGCTTATTTGACGAGAGAGACCTTCTTGAGATAGACTCACCCGATTATCCTGGGGAGAGGTTAATAGTCTGCAGGAATCCCTTTCTTGCAGAAGAGAGAAGGAGAACGAGAGAAGACTTACTCAGGGTGACTGAAGAAAACCTGAACAAACTCTTGAGAAGGATCGCTTCAGGAAGGTTGAGAGAGGCGGGGAAGATAGGGCAGGCACTGGGAAGGATAGAGAACAGGTACAAGATGGCCAAGCATTTCATTTTCAAGATAGAGGATGGGAAGTTCGATTACAGGAGAAATGAAGAAAGTATAGCCTTTGAAGCTTCTCTTGATGGATTTTATATAATCCGAACCAGTGTAGAGAAAGAGAAGTTGACTGCAGAAGAAGTGGTGTACAGCTACAAGAGTCTATCCAGAGTTGAGAGGGCATTCAGGACGCTAAAGGGAGTGGATCTGAAGATACGGCCAATACACCACTGGCTTGAGAAGAGAGTGAGGGCTCACATATTTCTCTGCATGCTAGCGTATTATGTTGAATGGCATTTGAGGGAGTTATGGAAGAGCCTGATCTTCACTGACGAATATACCGATAGAGAACATGTACTACAGGCTATTAGATCCAAAAGCGCACTTGAGAAGACGAGGAAGAAGAAGCTGAGTGACGGGACACCGGTACACAGCTTTCAGACTCTTCTATCTGAAATGAGTACGATTGTCTGTAACGATGCCAGGGTACCTGCGGTACCGGAGATACCTTCATTCACGATAATAACAACTCCCAACGAGGTACAGAGAAAAGCTCTTGAACTTGTCGGATTGAAACAACTCAGCAAACGTAGACAGAAATAA
- a CDS encoding acylglycerol kinase family protein, with the protein MNTLVVVNPNASHGQAGREFESYISELIREKLGDYDLHITTGIGDALQFVALNSGYERIISVGGDGTLNEVINGMKAGNSGASIGIVAVGSGNDLARAINLEQDYREMVKIASGKRIREIDLLRVNFKDFNGTNSTRYAVNVVGAGFDAAITNLKFPN; encoded by the coding sequence TTGAATACGCTCGTAGTAGTTAATCCAAATGCCAGTCATGGTCAAGCAGGCCGTGAGTTTGAAAGCTACATCTCCGAACTGATTCGCGAAAAACTTGGTGATTATGACCTACACATAACGACGGGTATAGGTGATGCTCTGCAGTTTGTGGCTCTTAACAGCGGCTACGAGAGAATAATAAGTGTTGGCGGAGACGGGACTCTGAATGAGGTCATAAACGGAATGAAAGCTGGCAATTCGGGAGCTTCTATCGGCATAGTCGCCGTTGGCTCAGGGAATGATCTCGCGAGAGCCATAAACCTTGAACAAGACTACAGAGAAATGGTGAAAATAGCATCTGGAAAGAGAATTCGCGAGATCGACCTGCTAAGGGTAAACTTCAAAGATTTCAACGGCACTAATTCAACTAGATATGCAGTAAACGTTGTTGGAGCAGGTTTCGATGCGGCAATCACTAACCTGAAGTTCCCGAACTGA
- a CDS encoding OAM dimerization domain-containing protein gives MDKNSYKKNELPAAVDLTRITPYGDTMNDGKVQLSFTLPLPGGPEADEAARLLMRKMGLKNPQISFSREMTTGFTFFVAYGESSHSVDYTSIRVPKIAMEKLSMEEIDRFIEERIGRKVVVVGASTGTDAHTVGIDAIMNMKGFAGHYGLERYRNIDAHNLGSQVQNEELVARAIELNADAILVSQTVTAKNVHLKNMTALVELLEAENIRKKIVLVAGGARITHELAKELGYDAGFGPGTFAEDVASFIVHKLESVV, from the coding sequence ATGGATAAAAACTCATACAAAAAGAATGAACTTCCTGCTGCAGTAGATCTCACCAGGATCACTCCCTACGGAGACACGATGAACGACGGCAAAGTTCAGCTCAGCTTTACTCTTCCTCTACCTGGAGGTCCCGAGGCCGATGAGGCTGCCAGATTATTGATGCGAAAGATGGGCCTAAAAAATCCTCAGATCTCATTTTCAAGAGAGATGACGACCGGATTCACTTTTTTTGTAGCATACGGAGAATCCTCCCATTCAGTTGACTACACTTCTATTAGAGTTCCCAAGATAGCAATGGAGAAACTGTCTATGGAGGAGATCGACAGGTTCATTGAAGAGCGGATAGGGAGAAAGGTAGTTGTGGTTGGAGCTAGCACAGGAACGGACGCTCACACTGTTGGCATTGACGCAATAATGAATATGAAAGGCTTTGCAGGTCACTATGGGTTGGAACGATACAGGAACATAGATGCTCACAATCTAGGTAGCCAGGTCCAAAACGAGGAGTTGGTAGCAAGGGCAATTGAACTAAATGCCGATGCTATTCTGGTATCTCAAACTGTAACTGCCAAGAACGTTCATCTGAAGAATATGACTGCCCTTGTGGAGCTTCTTGAAGCGGAAAACATTAGGAAGAAGATCGTTTTGGTGGCAGGTGGAGCAAGAATAACTCATGAACTGGCAAAGGAATTGGGATACGATGCGGGATTCGGGCCAGGCACTTTTGCTGAAGATGTAGCAAGTTTCATTGTCCACAAACTCGAGTCTGTGGTCTGA
- a CDS encoding lysine 5,6-aminomutase subunit alpha, translated as MKGKLNLDWNKVEEARNYSRKIADAVHNFVNEHTTVSVERAICRLLGIDGVDEYGVPMSNVVVDHLKSANLLSEGAAYAIGNAILVTGLSPQRIAEEISHGRLDLRSLGYRPEVEVFGAIDGLVEETVEKIRLNRVKRDSLIQELGEGKKPYLYVIVATGNIYEDVVQARAAARQGADIVAVIRSTGQSLLDYVPFGPTTEGFGGTYATQENFRIMRSALDEVGEEVGRYIRLCNYCSGLCMPEIAAMGAIERLDVMLNDALYGILFRDINMKRTIIDQYFSRVINGFAGVIINTGEDNYLTTADAYEEAHTVLASQFINERLALMAGIPEEQMGLGHAFEMDPSIENGFLYELAQAQMSREIFPKAPLKYMPPTKFMTGNIFMGYAQDTLFNVISIMTNQGIQLLGMLTEAIHTPFMSDRYLAIENARYIFNNLRNLSDEIVFKEDGIIQERASRVLDEAVDLLKEIQSVGLFETLEKGTFANIKRSLHGGKGLEGVEKKGNSYRNPFIEKMLGGSYDG; from the coding sequence ATGAAAGGAAAACTGAACTTAGACTGGAATAAAGTAGAAGAAGCGCGGAATTACTCTCGAAAGATAGCTGATGCAGTGCACAATTTCGTCAACGAACATACTACAGTTAGTGTAGAGAGAGCAATATGTAGGCTTCTCGGGATAGATGGAGTCGATGAGTACGGTGTTCCAATGTCAAACGTAGTTGTCGATCACCTCAAATCCGCGAACCTATTAAGCGAAGGCGCAGCATACGCAATAGGCAATGCCATACTCGTAACCGGTCTCTCTCCACAGAGAATTGCTGAGGAGATCTCACATGGCAGACTTGACCTGAGAAGTCTCGGTTACCGACCTGAAGTCGAAGTCTTTGGAGCTATCGACGGTTTAGTGGAAGAGACAGTTGAGAAGATTCGCTTGAATCGAGTTAAGCGCGACTCTCTTATACAGGAACTGGGTGAAGGCAAGAAACCTTATCTCTATGTGATAGTAGCAACTGGAAACATTTATGAGGATGTGGTTCAAGCAAGGGCGGCAGCAAGGCAAGGCGCCGACATAGTAGCAGTAATCAGATCGACGGGGCAGAGCCTTCTGGATTATGTCCCCTTTGGACCGACAACGGAAGGTTTCGGTGGAACATACGCCACTCAAGAGAATTTCAGAATAATGCGGTCTGCGCTTGATGAAGTTGGAGAAGAAGTAGGAAGATATATCAGGCTCTGTAATTATTGCTCCGGACTTTGCATGCCGGAAATTGCGGCAATGGGAGCTATTGAAAGACTTGATGTCATGCTGAACGATGCCCTTTACGGTATCTTGTTCAGAGACATAAACATGAAGAGGACCATAATCGACCAATACTTTTCAAGGGTCATTAATGGATTCGCCGGAGTAATAATCAACACCGGTGAAGATAACTACCTGACTACTGCCGATGCCTATGAAGAAGCCCACACGGTACTGGCTTCCCAGTTCATAAACGAAAGGCTGGCATTAATGGCAGGTATTCCCGAGGAACAGATGGGTCTTGGGCACGCTTTTGAAATGGATCCCTCAATAGAAAACGGCTTCCTGTACGAACTTGCTCAAGCGCAGATGAGCCGGGAGATATTTCCGAAGGCGCCACTGAAATACATGCCTCCTACAAAGTTCATGACAGGAAACATCTTCATGGGTTACGCTCAGGATACTCTTTTCAATGTGATTTCCATCATGACTAATCAAGGCATTCAACTCCTTGGAATGCTTACTGAAGCGATTCACACTCCCTTCATGAGCGACAGGTACCTTGCAATTGAAAACGCACGGTACATATTCAATAACCTGCGAAATCTTAGTGATGAGATAGTATTCAAAGAAGATGGCATAATCCAGGAAAGAGCTTCCAGAGTGTTAGATGAAGCCGTGGATCTACTGAAGGAAATTCAATCAGTAGGTTTGTTTGAGACACTAGAGAAGGGGACTTTTGCAAACATAAAGCGATCACTCCACGGCGGAAAAGGACTGGAGGGAGTCGAAAAAAAGGGAAACAGCTACAGGAATCCATTTATCGAGAAGATGCTTGGAGGGAGTTATGATGGATAA
- a CDS encoding permease: MKYLDCGFEYIISLIEPITPIGREALRNLTFLTTRKSIEEIHRRQEEILKKEEIVPSLKRILSRIRDVRGTISNLSGGNLLEDIELFEIKSFTYWCEKLREELGTCGSWMQLPCLSPVFSILDPDNSQTESFYISNNFDDALGEVREELHRLQRIGGEHTKSLDELVQKNFEIERRVRADLSDRLREYRDVLEEAINKTGNIDLVIALTDLNKKLGLRKPEISSGEYEFEDLFNPEISESLRKKGKEFQPFSANFGRKVVIVGGNMTGKSVLLRSVALLQTMFQYGLFVPANKAFIPVYESVVYFSGDKQSFTDGLSSFAGEIQHLKEAIEIVQAEIAGLFLFDEIGRSTNPVEGPAFLIASADYLGRNPKCRSIFTSHYEEALQINSAQLFMIKGVDHHRIETERDREISYYVDHSLIEMRDKVIFPKEAIAIARIMGLDKKFIELIKGNIVGGCE, encoded by the coding sequence TTGAAATACCTTGACTGCGGATTTGAATACATAATCTCTCTCATTGAGCCAATAACACCTATTGGAAGAGAGGCGCTGCGCAACCTCACCTTTCTTACCACCAGAAAGTCAATAGAAGAAATTCACAGAAGGCAAGAGGAGATTCTCAAGAAGGAAGAGATCGTACCTTCACTTAAGCGAATTTTATCAAGGATCCGGGATGTTAGGGGGACAATCTCAAACCTCTCCGGTGGAAATTTGCTTGAGGATATAGAGCTCTTTGAAATCAAGAGCTTCACTTACTGGTGCGAAAAGCTTAGGGAAGAACTAGGCACTTGCGGCTCATGGATGCAACTCCCATGCCTTTCGCCCGTATTTTCAATTCTAGACCCTGATAATTCCCAAACAGAGAGCTTCTATATCTCCAATAACTTCGACGATGCACTCGGTGAGGTTAGGGAGGAGCTTCACAGGTTACAGCGAATAGGTGGAGAACATACCAAGAGTCTTGATGAACTTGTTCAGAAGAACTTCGAGATTGAGAGGAGGGTGAGAGCCGATCTTTCGGATAGACTAAGAGAGTATCGTGACGTCCTCGAGGAAGCGATTAACAAGACCGGAAACATAGACCTAGTAATCGCTCTCACCGATCTGAATAAGAAGCTAGGCTTGAGGAAACCAGAAATCTCTTCTGGAGAGTATGAGTTCGAAGACCTCTTCAATCCAGAGATATCCGAGAGCCTCAGAAAAAAGGGGAAGGAGTTCCAGCCATTTTCAGCAAACTTTGGACGAAAGGTTGTCATCGTTGGCGGTAACATGACCGGGAAATCCGTTCTTCTCAGGAGTGTCGCTCTTCTTCAAACAATGTTTCAGTACGGTCTCTTTGTTCCTGCAAATAAAGCTTTTATTCCCGTGTACGAGTCGGTGGTTTATTTCAGCGGGGACAAACAGTCTTTCACCGATGGTCTGTCGTCGTTTGCGGGAGAAATTCAACACCTGAAAGAAGCAATCGAGATAGTTCAAGCGGAAATCGCGGGCCTGTTCCTGTTCGACGAGATCGGTCGGAGCACTAATCCTGTTGAAGGTCCCGCTTTCTTGATAGCCTCTGCCGATTATCTCGGTCGCAACCCCAAGTGCCGCTCCATTTTCACATCTCATTACGAGGAGGCACTCCAAATCAACTCCGCCCAGTTATTTATGATTAAAGGTGTTGATCACCACAGAATTGAAACCGAAAGAGACAGGGAGATTTCTTACTACGTTGACCACTCACTTATAGAAATGAGGGACAAAGTAATCTTTCCGAAGGAGGCTATTGCAATCGCCCGTATTATGGGACTTGACAAAAAATTCATAGAGCTGATAAAAGGCAATATCGTGGGAGGCTGTGAATGA